The Deinococcus koreensis genome window below encodes:
- a CDS encoding vWA domain-containing protein: MLDATVRPHREFLLAQTQGQKLFLTLHVRPTAQAGQARPNLSVVFVVDTSGSMREVVTEPTSTTGQTTFVDGRQYEVVRGAKNKLELLTEALTGIINSDLLRPEDRLALVKFDDMADVLVPFTGADDRARLLAGVERLDWYSGGTNMGLGMQAGARLLQSETGSRRMVLLTDGQAFDAPVVEEQAGVLSGLQIPVTTVGVGDEVNTELLTLITDRTQGQPIDVVPDTDNPQPPAVRATELPAALLGDLQQAANEVVTNVALSVRTVKDVVLDRVTRVQPTQTDVSKTDGPLPLGNVEAGIGATYVLEFTLPARPAARMRLAQLGLTYQVPGANYRGEIPPLDVLVEFTGDEAMAARVDPEVMQWVQQRNIEGLVAQATREAGSNPAQAAKTLELARSMTVRLGNGAMTQVLDRAIGELGSSKTISLGTAKTMRLGAKTQTIKAADGGSTLPSDEEIRKMTGA, from the coding sequence ATGCTTGATGCCACAGTCCGGCCCCACCGGGAATTCCTGCTCGCCCAGACCCAGGGGCAGAAACTCTTCCTGACGCTGCACGTGCGGCCCACCGCGCAGGCGGGTCAGGCCCGGCCCAACCTCTCGGTGGTGTTCGTGGTCGACACCAGCGGCTCCATGCGCGAGGTGGTGACCGAGCCGACCTCCACCACCGGCCAGACGACCTTCGTGGACGGCCGGCAGTACGAGGTCGTGCGCGGCGCCAAGAACAAGCTGGAGCTGCTCACCGAGGCGCTGACCGGCATCATCAACTCCGACCTGCTGCGCCCCGAAGACCGCCTGGCGCTGGTCAAGTTCGACGACATGGCCGACGTGCTGGTGCCCTTCACCGGAGCCGATGACCGCGCCCGGCTGCTGGCCGGTGTGGAGCGGCTGGACTGGTACTCGGGCGGCACGAACATGGGCCTGGGGATGCAGGCCGGCGCCCGGCTGCTGCAGTCCGAGACCGGCAGCCGCCGCATGGTGCTGCTCACCGACGGGCAGGCCTTCGACGCCCCGGTGGTCGAGGAACAGGCGGGCGTGCTCTCGGGCCTGCAGATTCCCGTGACCACGGTGGGCGTGGGCGACGAGGTGAACACCGAACTGCTGACCCTGATCACGGACCGCACGCAGGGCCAGCCCATCGACGTGGTGCCCGACACCGACAATCCCCAGCCGCCCGCCGTGCGCGCCACCGAACTGCCCGCCGCCCTGCTGGGCGACCTGCAGCAGGCCGCCAACGAGGTCGTGACCAACGTGGCCCTCAGTGTCCGTACCGTGAAGGACGTGGTGCTCGACCGCGTGACCCGCGTGCAGCCCACCCAGACCGACGTGAGCAAGACGGACGGGCCATTGCCCCTGGGCAACGTGGAAGCGGGCATCGGCGCGACCTACGTGCTGGAATTCACGCTGCCCGCCCGCCCCGCCGCGCGGATGCGGCTGGCGCAGCTCGGCCTGACCTATCAGGTGCCGGGCGCCAACTACCGGGGCGAGATTCCCCCGCTGGACGTGCTGGTGGAATTCACGGGCGACGAGGCGATGGCCGCCCGCGTCGACCCCGAGGTCATGCAGTGGGTGCAGCAGCGCAACATCGAGGGGCTGGTCGCGCAGGCCACCCGCGAGGCCGGCAGCAACCCCGCGCAGGCCGCCAAGACGCTGGAACTGGCACGCTCCATGACCGTGCGCCTGGGCAACGGCGCCATGACCCAGGTGCTCGACCGGGCCATCGGGGAACTGGGCTCCTCCAAGACCATCTCGCTGGGCACGGCCAAGACCATGCGGCTGGGCGCC
- a CDS encoding type 1 glutamine amidotransferase domain-containing protein — protein sequence MTTSSPRILVVMSSDDQLPLQNGQTHATGFYLNEFGVPAQRLVQEGYELIIATPRGNRPPLDTGSDVKDYFKDEAEHQQIKAFVEERLSGEIVTLADAAARLDDFAAVFLPGGHAPMIELMRNPDLGRVLAHFHERALPTALICHAPVALLAAQSGAAAFQQALESGGSPQAQDFLYRGYQATVFSTPEEQDAEGGFEAPMLYYPEAALSAAGMQVTNGAKWTSNVVRDRELITGQNPMSDEEFVTVFLAALQESPARDADRVGA from the coding sequence ATGACCACCTCTTCCCCCAGGATCCTCGTCGTCATGTCGAGCGACGACCAGCTGCCCCTGCAGAACGGCCAGACCCACGCCACCGGCTTCTACCTCAACGAGTTCGGCGTGCCGGCCCAGCGGCTGGTGCAGGAGGGCTACGAGCTGATCATCGCCACGCCGCGCGGCAACCGGCCCCCGCTCGATACCGGCAGCGACGTGAAGGACTACTTCAAGGACGAGGCCGAGCACCAGCAGATCAAGGCCTTCGTGGAGGAACGGCTGTCGGGCGAGATCGTGACTCTGGCCGACGCCGCTGCCCGCCTGGACGACTTCGCGGCCGTGTTCCTGCCCGGCGGGCACGCCCCGATGATCGAACTGATGCGCAACCCCGACCTGGGACGCGTTCTGGCGCACTTCCACGAGCGGGCGCTGCCCACCGCGCTGATCTGCCACGCCCCGGTGGCCCTGCTGGCCGCGCAGTCCGGCGCCGCCGCCTTCCAGCAGGCCCTGGAGTCGGGCGGCAGCCCGCAGGCGCAGGACTTCCTGTACCGCGGCTACCAGGCCACGGTGTTCAGCACCCCCGAGGAGCAGGACGCCGAGGGCGGCTTCGAGGCGCCCATGCTGTACTACCCCGAGGCTGCCCTGAGCGCCGCCGGGATGCAGGTCACCAACGGGGCGAAGTGGACGAGCAACGTCGTGCGCGACCGTGAACTGATCACCGGACAGAACCCCATGAGCGACGAGGAATTCGTGACGGTCTTCCTGGCGGCGTTGCAGGAGAGCCCGGCTCGGGATGCCGATAGGGTGGGCGCATGA
- a CDS encoding putative quinol monooxygenase, whose translation MSTVNVHAVITPKPEFAAQVEQEMRTMVKHSRQEEGNLRYDLLREDKDGSVRFHVQERYRDMAAVEAHRASAHYQAYRARAGDWFSEAPQVAVLTEVDVAG comes from the coding sequence ATGAGCACGGTCAACGTCCACGCCGTCATCACGCCGAAGCCGGAATTCGCCGCCCAGGTCGAGCAGGAAATGCGGACGATGGTTAAACACAGCCGCCAGGAGGAGGGCAACCTCCGCTACGACCTACTGCGAGAGGACAAAGACGGTTCGGTGCGCTTCCACGTGCAGGAGCGCTACCGGGACATGGCGGCCGTCGAGGCCCACCGGGCCAGCGCGCACTACCAGGCGTACCGGGCCAGGGCCGGGGACTGGTTCAGCGAGGCGCCCCAGGTCGCGGTGCTGACCGAGGTGGACGTCGCGGGCTGA